In the Streptomyces sp. WMMC940 genome, CCGGGAGTCCGCCGGACGCGGCGCGCGGCGGCGCACCCGCCGTGGGGCGTACACGGCGGCCCTGCGGGCGGGGATCACCGAGGTGCGCGGCAGCCGTCGGGTGCGGCACGCACTGCTGCTGTCCGTCGTCGTCACCTCGGTCTGGGGCGCGCTCGACGAGTACGTACCGCTGCTGGCCGCCGCCACCGGTGTCGCGACGGCGACGGTCCCGCTGCTGGTCCTCGTGGTCTGGGTCGGGGTGACGGTCGGTTCGCTGCTGGTGGGCCCGGGTGAGCGACTCTCCGGGCGGGCGCTCGGGGCCGCCGTCGCGGCGGGCGCCGCAGCGCTCACCGCGGGTGCGCTGAGCGGTGGCCCCCGCGGGTTCGTCCTGGTGGGGGCGGCGTTCCTGGTCTTCCAGCTGACCGATGTGCTGGCCGACGCCCGGCTGCAGAAGGCGATCACCGGCCCGAGCCGGGCCACCGTGACCTCCCTCGCGGGTCTCGGGACCGGACTCACCACACTGCTGGTCTACGGGACGTACGCGGGGCTGTCCGCGCACGCGCCGCACGGCACCGTGTTCGCGCTGCTCGCCCTGCCGTACCTGGCGGTCGCCGCGGCGCTCGGCAGGACACGGACGTGAGGCGGGAAACGGACGTGAAGCGGGACAGGGACGTGAGGCGGGGGACGGACGTAAGGCCCGGGAAACGGTCGTGAGGCGGGAAACGGACGTGGGCCCCGGGGGACGCGGGCCGGGGAACGGGCGCGGAGGCCGTGGTTCGGTCGCAGCCGCGGCCCCAGGGGGAGACCGGGTGCCGGGGTGGAAGCCGCGGGCCGGGGGAGGCCGGGGCCGAAGGCGGGTGGAAGCCGGGCCGGGTGCCGGGTGGAAGCCGCGGGCGGGAGGCAGGGCGCGCGAAGGCGAACGGCCCGCGGCCGGTGAGCACTCGGCTCACCGCCACGGGCCGTGGGAAGGGCGACGGCCCGCGGGGGATCCCGCGGGCCCGGGGACCTACAGGAACGAGTTGATCTCGATCGTCTCGTCACGGCCCGGGCCGACGCCGATCGCGGAGATCGGGGCCCCGGACATCTCCTCCAGCGCCTTCACGTAACCCTGCGCGTTCTTCGGCAGGTCGGCGAAGGACTTGGCCTTGGTGATGTCCTCGGACCAGCCCGGCAGGTACTCGTAGACCGGCTTCGCGTGGTGGAAGTCGGTCTGCGAGTACGGCAGCTCCTCGACCCGCCTGCCGTCGATCTCGTACGCGACGCAGACCGGGATCTGCTCCCAGCCGGTCAGCACGTCGAGCTTGGTGAGGAAGAAGTCGGTCAGTCCGTTGACGCGGGTCGCGTAGCGGGCGATGACCGCGTCGAACCAGCCGCAGCGGCGGTCGCGGCCGGTGGTGACACCGCGCTCACCGCCGATGCGGCGCAGCGCCTCGCCGTCCTCGTCGAACAGTTCGGTCGGGAACGGGCCGGCGCCGACACGGGTCGTGTAGGCCTTGAGGATCCCGATGACCCGGCTGATCTTCGTCGGGCCCACGCCCGCGCCCGTGCAGGCGCCGCCCGCCGTCGGGTTCGAGGAGGTGACGAAGGGATACGTGCCGTGGTCCACGTCCAGCAGCGTGCCCTGGCCGCCCTCGAAGAGGACGACCTTGCCGTCGTCGAGCGCGTTGTT is a window encoding:
- a CDS encoding MFS transporter, yielding MPVISSCPPPLRPGVRRLERTLYLYAGLEDFVLLYPVYALLFAGHGLDTARISSLFALWSLTGLLVEVPSGVWADVVSRRLLAVTGPLLTAAGFALWVLFPSYGAYAAGFVLWGAGGSLRSGAMEALVHDELERLGAASRYGRVMGRTAAVSMAATAAATAVAAPAFARGGEPLVGAASVAACLLCAAVGALLPEHRESAGRGARRRTRRGAYTAALRAGITEVRGSRRVRHALLLSVVVTSVWGALDEYVPLLAAATGVATATVPLLVLVVWVGVTVGSLLVGPGERLSGRALGAAVAAGAAALTAGALSGGPRGFVLVGAAFLVFQLTDVLADARLQKAITGPSRATVTSLAGLGTGLTTLLVYGTYAGLSAHAPHGTVFALLALPYLAVAAALGRTRT
- a CDS encoding adenylosuccinate synthase; translation: MPALVLLGAQWGDEGKGKATDLLGGSVDYVVRYQGGNNAGHTVVVGDQKYALHLLPSGILSPGCTPVIGNGVVVDPAVLLSELSGLNERGVDTSKLLISGNAHLITSYNVTLDKVTERFLGKRKIGTTGRGIGPTYADKINRVGIRVQDLYDESILTQKVEAALEQKNQLLAKVFNRRAIETDRVVQEMLGFADQIRPYVADTTLILNNALDDGKVVLFEGGQGTLLDVDHGTYPFVTSSNPTAGGACTGAGVGPTKISRVIGILKAYTTRVGAGPFPTELFDEDGEALRRIGGERGVTTGRDRRCGWFDAVIARYATRVNGLTDFFLTKLDVLTGWEQIPVCVAYEIDGRRVEELPYSQTDFHHAKPVYEYLPGWSEDITKAKSFADLPKNAQGYVKALEEMSGAPISAIGVGPGRDETIEINSFL